Part of the Liberibacter crescens BT-1 genome is shown below.
CGCATATTGTTTCTGTTTTGGATATAGGATCAACGAAGGTTGTTTGTGTCATTGGCAAACTTACGCCCAACAATGCAAGTTCAATCTTTCCTGCTAGAACACATAGCATTGAGATTATTGGTATAGGGTATCAGAAATCACGAGGAGTTAAAACAGGAGTAATTGTTGATCTTGAAGCTATAGAAATTGTTATACGTCAAGCTGTTGAGGTTGCTGAGCGTATGGCAGAATTGACTGTTGATAGTCTTATTGTAAATGTATCTTTAGGACGTCTTTCTTCTTCTGTCTATAGTGCTAGCGTTGATTTGAGTGGACAAGAGGTCGAAGCCAGTGACATCCGTAAAGTGTTATCAGTTGCGTGTCAACAATCTATAAGGAAGGATCATGCTATATTGCACTCCATGGCAGTTGGATATTCTTTGGACGGTGAACGTGGTATTCGTTTCCCTTTGTCAATGTTTGGTGAGAAACTAGGAGTTGATATACATGTAGTAAGTGCTGAGCTTACAGCTCTTAAAAATCTTGAGTTGGCAGTTAACAGAGCTCATCTTTCTATTGAAGGAATGGTTGCTACTCCTTATGCGAGTGGTTTAGCATGTCTTGTTGATGATGAAATTGAACTTGGTTGTGCAATCATTGATATGGGGGGAGGTGTAACAACAGTTGCAGTTTTTATAGAAGGAAGATTAGTGCATTCAGATGCTATTGCCATTGGTGGGCATCATATAACAACTGATTTGGCCCGTGGTTTGTCGCTTCGTATTGATGATGCAGAACGCCTTAAAGTGATGCATGCGAGTGTTATTGCTAGTTCTTCAGATGAGTATGAGGTTATCTCTATTAATCCAATTAGAGATAATGTTGATGATCAGCCTGTTCAAGTTTCAAGAGCTTTGGTTTCTCATATTGTGAGGGCGCGTATTGAAGAAACATTAGAATTAATTGGCGAACGTATACAAAGATCTGGATTTAGCTCTCTTGTGGGTAAGAGAGTAGTACTTACTGGTGGAGCAAGTCAGATTACTGGCTTGCCAGATCTCGCGCGGCGAATATTAGCACGTAATGTACGTATAGGTAGACCCGTCGGAGTATCAGGCTTACCACAAGCCGCAAAAGGACCAGCTTTTGCAACAGCAGTAGGTTTGATGGTTTATCCACAGGTTGTTACGATGGAAACTCATATTGGAGATAATAAGAATTTTTCTTTTGGGAATCAGAATAATAAGTTTTCATTGGTAGGACAATGGTTAAGAAAAAGTTTTTAACAGAAGTATCTAAAGTTAATGATTAAATTTCATTAATTCGGTAAGTGGATAGAGAGAAAGAGGAACGAGTACAATGACAACAAAACTCCAAAAGCCGGATATTACCGAGCTAAAGCCGCGTATCACTGTGTTCGGTGTAGGTGGAGGTGGTGGCAATGCTGTAAACAACATGATTTCTGCGGGTCTTCAAGGGGTTGACTTTGTGGTAGCCAATACTGACGCTCAAGCGCTGACGATGACTAAAGCTCAGCGCATTCTTCAGTTGGGCATTAATGTTACTGAAGGCCTCGGGGCAGGCTCTCAACCTGATGTTGGTCGTGCTGCTGCTGAGGAGTGTATTGATGAAATAATGGAACATCTCAATAATACGCATATGTGTTTTGTAACAGCTGGTATGGGTGGTGGAACAGGGACAGGCGCTGCGCCAGTTGTTGCAGAGGCAGCACGCAACAAGGGTGTTTTGACTGTTGGTGTTGTCACGAAGCCCTTTCATTTTGAGGGTGCACGTCGTATGCGTTTAGCAGAAGCGGGTATTCAGGAATTGCAGAGATGTGTGGATACTTTGATTGTGATTCCTAATCAGAATTTATTTAGGATTGCTAACGATAAGACAACTTTTGCAGATGCATTTGCAATGGCTGATCAGGTTCTTTATTCAGGGGTTGCTTGTATTACCGATCTTATGGTTAAAGAGGGATTAATTAACCTTGATTTTGCCGATGTGCGTTCCGTAATGCGTGAGATGGGAAGAGCCATGATGGGAACTGGTGAAGCCTCTGGTCAAGGTAGAGCTATGCAGGCGGCTGAAGCAGCAGTTGCTAATCCGTTGTTAGATGAAACTTCAATGAAAGGATCGCAAGGTCTATTAATTTCTATTACGGGTGGTCGCGACTTAACATTGTTTGAAGTAGATGAAGCTGCAACACGTATCCGTGAAGAAGTTGATCCTGATGCTAATATTATTCTTGGAGCAACTTTTGATGAAGCATTAGAGGGCATTATTCGTGTTTCTGTGGTTGCAACTGGTATTGATCGTTCATACCTTCATGACGATTTAGGGAAAGACTTTCGGTCAGAAAATCAGGATGTAAAGTCTTCTGTACGTTCTGATTCAGCGAGGGCATTGGAGATAGTATCTTCTACAGAAAAGCAATCAAAACTTGTAGACCTTCCTGTTCAGGGTTTACGCTCATATATAGATCATTCAGATGAATTACATCGCTTTAAAGATCAAGGTTCTACAAAAGATATTCCTGCAGAGAATATTGGTACAAACTTTTCTGATGAAAAAAACATTCTCTCTCAAGAAAATGTTTTTTCAGGAGCATCTCCTTCTAAACGTTCTCATCTTAATTTTGAATCGAGAATGCCTAAAGCAGAAGATTTCCCTCCGTTAATGAAAGCAGAGATAGATAATCATTCTCGATCAACGGCAGTAAACATGGAAGATCGTGGACCAATGGGTCTTATTAGGCGACTTGCTAATTCTTTAGGACGTCGTGAGGATGGTTCACTTAATATTTCTTCTTCCGATACTTTTAATGACTCTTCATACAGGAGTTCTTCTGAATTGAAAGAGCCTAATATTTATTCTTCTCATAATACTTATAAAAGTGAAAACAATAAATCAGAATTAAAATCATCTGCTATGTATGAGGATGATCAGTTAGAAATTCCTGCTTTTCTGCGCCGTCAGTCTAGTTAAAGCAAGAATTTTTTGAAATTCAGAACTTCTGGTTTTTTTCAGTGGTTCTGAATTTTTTTGTTTTTCATATGTATTTGAATTCAGAATTTTCTGTTTAAATGCAGTTAAAAAAATATTAAGTATGTAACAATCTGAAAAAAACAGTGATTTGAAATATTCCGTAATCATTAATATGTTGTTTCCTAGAGAATGATTCTCGGATATTTTTCAAGTAATGAGGAATATAGTTTCCTTGCGAGTTTTTTTATTCTTCAAGAATTAAAAAGCTCTGATTAAAAAGGTTATTTTTACATGAAGGTTGATTTTTTAGGGTGTCAGAATACAGTTTCTTCTTCAATAAAGCTTTCAGGAATTGGAGTTCATTCAGGTAAACCTGTTGATTTAGTGCTTCATCCAGCAGAAATTGGCACTGGTATAATTTTTCATCGTTTAGAAGATGATGGTAGTATAAAAGAGTTTCCTGCATCATGGTGTAACGTTCTTAATACTGATCTTTGTACTGTTCTTGGAAAATCTCATGAAAATTCTCTATCCACAGTAGAACATATTATGGCTGCTTTATATGCATTTGGTATTGATAATATTATTGTTGAGGTAAATGGGTCTGAGATTCCAATTATGGACGGTAGTTCTTTACTTTTTGTTAGGGCAATAAAGAAAGCCGGTATAAAATCATTTGGTATTAAACGTCGGTATATTCGAATTAAGAAAAAAGTGCGTGTTCAGAATAATAATTCATGGGCAGAGTTTGTTCCTTATAAGGGAACTCGTTTTGAAGTTGCCATTGAATTTGATACTTCTTTGATAGGTTATCAAAAATGGGAAGGTGATTTAACAACAGATGTTTTTTGTAATGAACTGTGTGGTGCGCGTACATTCGGTTTTATGAGAGATGTAAAACGTTATTGGGCTAATGGATGCGCCTTAGGATCTTCTTTGCAGAATTCCGTTGTTATTTCTGATGATGACACAATTCTTAATGTTGAAGGTTTACGCTATCCTGGTAATGAATTTGTCAGGCATAAGACTCTTGATGCTATTGGAGATTTAGCTTTAGCAGGTGCTCAATTTATAGGTTGTTATCGTTCATTCAGGGGAGGGCATAAAATGAATTCTCTTGCTTTGAAAGCTTTGTTTGCTGATCCCACTTCTTATGAAGTAGTTAATACTTCTGTTTTACAAAAACAGGATCTTATTTCTACACAAGAAAGACAACTTTCTTTTTGCATTGCGTAACTGATATTTTTCTTTTTATAAAGAAATGTTTTTTCTTAGGAGGTTTGCTATTATTATACCTTTGTTTATTTAGATTATAATTTTTATGAAGCATCACTTATTTATAAAATGTATTTTTCAGTATTTTAAAATTAGAGTTTTTTATATATGAGGTATTATGATTGATTTCGAAATAATAATTTTTAGTTAGTCTTTATATACTTGTAAGATTAGTGTGAGGTTTTTTGTGTTGGATGGTGTGTTCCATAAATTATTCTTTTTTGGTTTATCTTTAGCTGTATCTGTTTTTCTTACAAGTTGTTCGCAGAAAAAAGATATTGATATAAGTAAGCTTGGCATAGAAACGGAATCACCTGAAAAATTATATTATCAGGGATTGGCAAATATTAAGGCTAAAAATTTACCAGAAGCAGCACGAAAATTTGATGCTGTCAATAGAATTTCTCCTTTTTCTGAATGGGCTAGAAAATCTCTTGTTATGAGCGTCTTTGTTAAATACAAGGACGCAAAATATAATGATTCTATCACGACAGCTAATTCTTATATTAAACAATATCCTCGTTCTCAAGATGCTGCATACATTCAATATCTTATTGGATTGTGTTATTATAATCAAATTAATGATGTAACACTTGATCAACGTTCTGCAATTTTAACAATTCAGGCTATGGAGCAGATTATCAATGATCATCCTGATTCTGAATATGTTAAAGATGCGAAAGCTAAATTATTATTTGCCAAGGATCAACTTGCTGGTAAAGAAATGCAGGTTGGTCGTTATTATCTCGAGCGTCGAGAGTATCTTGCAGCAATTTCACGGTTTAGAGTTGTGGTTGAAAAATATTCTACTACAAATCAGATAGAAGAAGCTCTTGCTAGACTTGCTGAAGCTTATTATGCAATGGGTATTATGAATGAAGTACAAGTTGCAGCTGCAGTCCTTCATAAGAATTATCCAAATAGTATTTGGTATGCTGATATTTTAAAGTTATTAAAATCTGTTGGTTTGCAGCCAGATGATAAATTTTCTTCATGGATTTCCAAAGCTAGTAAGAAATGCTCTTTTAAATCATCGTCCACAAATAAACAATGTTAATACATCTTCTAATACGTGATATTATCTTAATTGAAAATTTAGATCTTCGTTTTTCTTCAGGCTTATCTATCTTAAGCGGTGAGACTGGAGCAGGGAAATCTATTTTATTAGATAGTTTATGCCTGGCTCTTGGAGGGAGAGGTGACGGTCATCTTGTTCGTCATGGTAAGGAACGAGGTCAAGTTATTGCTGTTTTTGATGTAGAAGAGCGTCATCCTGTCAGAAATTTTTTAAATGAAGGTGGCATAAA
Proteins encoded:
- the ftsA gene encoding cell division protein FtsA — its product is MSILRSSRFGLPRIKPLSSKRSHIVSVLDIGSTKVVCVIGKLTPNNASSIFPARTHSIEIIGIGYQKSRGVKTGVIVDLEAIEIVIRQAVEVAERMAELTVDSLIVNVSLGRLSSSVYSASVDLSGQEVEASDIRKVLSVACQQSIRKDHAILHSMAVGYSLDGERGIRFPLSMFGEKLGVDIHVVSAELTALKNLELAVNRAHLSIEGMVATPYASGLACLVDDEIELGCAIIDMGGGVTTVAVFIEGRLVHSDAIAIGGHHITTDLARGLSLRIDDAERLKVMHASVIASSSDEYEVISINPIRDNVDDQPVQVSRALVSHIVRARIEETLELIGERIQRSGFSSLVGKRVVLTGGASQITGLPDLARRILARNVRIGRPVGVSGLPQAAKGPAFATAVGLMVYPQVVTMETHIGDNKNFSFGNQNNKFSLVGQWLRKSF
- the ftsZ gene encoding cell division protein FtsZ translates to MTTKLQKPDITELKPRITVFGVGGGGGNAVNNMISAGLQGVDFVVANTDAQALTMTKAQRILQLGINVTEGLGAGSQPDVGRAAAEECIDEIMEHLNNTHMCFVTAGMGGGTGTGAAPVVAEAARNKGVLTVGVVTKPFHFEGARRMRLAEAGIQELQRCVDTLIVIPNQNLFRIANDKTTFADAFAMADQVLYSGVACITDLMVKEGLINLDFADVRSVMREMGRAMMGTGEASGQGRAMQAAEAAVANPLLDETSMKGSQGLLISITGGRDLTLFEVDEAATRIREEVDPDANIILGATFDEALEGIIRVSVVATGIDRSYLHDDLGKDFRSENQDVKSSVRSDSARALEIVSSTEKQSKLVDLPVQGLRSYIDHSDELHRFKDQGSTKDIPAENIGTNFSDEKNILSQENVFSGASPSKRSHLNFESRMPKAEDFPPLMKAEIDNHSRSTAVNMEDRGPMGLIRRLANSLGRREDGSLNISSSDTFNDSSYRSSSELKEPNIYSSHNTYKSENNKSELKSSAMYEDDQLEIPAFLRRQSS
- the lpxC gene encoding UDP-3-O-acyl-N-acetylglucosamine deacetylase, coding for MKVDFLGCQNTVSSSIKLSGIGVHSGKPVDLVLHPAEIGTGIIFHRLEDDGSIKEFPASWCNVLNTDLCTVLGKSHENSLSTVEHIMAALYAFGIDNIIVEVNGSEIPIMDGSSLLFVRAIKKAGIKSFGIKRRYIRIKKKVRVQNNNSWAEFVPYKGTRFEVAIEFDTSLIGYQKWEGDLTTDVFCNELCGARTFGFMRDVKRYWANGCALGSSLQNSVVISDDDTILNVEGLRYPGNEFVRHKTLDAIGDLALAGAQFIGCYRSFRGGHKMNSLALKALFADPTSYEVVNTSVLQKQDLISTQERQLSFCIA
- a CDS encoding outer membrane protein assembly factor BamD, which produces MDGVFHKLFFFGLSLAVSVFLTSCSQKKDIDISKLGIETESPEKLYYQGLANIKAKNLPEAARKFDAVNRISPFSEWARKSLVMSVFVKYKDAKYNDSITTANSYIKQYPRSQDAAYIQYLIGLCYYNQINDVTLDQRSAILTIQAMEQIINDHPDSEYVKDAKAKLLFAKDQLAGKEMQVGRYYLERREYLAAISRFRVVVEKYSTTNQIEEALARLAEAYYAMGIMNEVQVAAAVLHKNYPNSIWYADILKLLKSVGLQPDDKFSSWISKASKKCSFKSSSTNKQC